Proteins encoded by one window of Ascochyta rabiei chromosome 1, complete sequence:
- a CDS encoding Altered inheritance of mitochondria protein 24, mitochondrial yields the protein MSRPAASPWRSFAHRAGAATARRRCINIAATHASTEPALDQQTTIDAAATPVVSPDAHFEVIGSPFSLLSVSLSASQTLFTRRGTLVGLSGKSENTLSTLSFLEPFRRAPVGIPFLYQKLSSTTPLTALVSTKSPISSIVTVNLDGRNDWIISQRQALLAWTGHTLSLKPQYNVKLGLAHWGNTYITGRGLLALAGSGQIYQVQLKAGESYVAHPANVVAYTASATPPMPFRFKSSNFRLQVPDLGFGSFVQNAKFFRVMSQTTTWRAISTTYHTLKTWLRRSIWGDRLFLRFEGPTTMLLQSRASRVSDVLTLKDVNEIAESQPGAVQDAVDRKIKDEIKQIGAGTTAPGVQESSVGAVKYATIRSGKAVFEGPSTPAS from the exons ATGTCCCGCCCGGCTGCCTCGCCCTGGAGGAGCTTTGCACACCGCGCCGGCGCTGCGACTGCGCGAAGAAGATGCATCAACATCGCTGCCACCCACGCCTCCACCGAGCCTGCGCTCGACCAGCAGACCACCATCGACGCTGCGGCCACGCCCGTAGTCTCGCCTG ATGCGCATTTCGAAGTCATCGGCTCCCCATTCTCCCTCCTCTCCGTTTCCCTTTCGGCCTCGCAAACCCTCTTCACCCGCCGCGGTACCTTGGTCGGTCTGAGCGGCAAGTCGGAGAACACACTGTCCACCCTCTCCTTCCTCGAGCCCTTCAGACGCGCGCCCGTCGGCATCCCCTTCCTCTACCAGAAGCTGTCCTCCACCACCCCACTCACAGCCCTGGTTTCCACAAAGTCGCCCATATCGAGCATCGTCACAGTGAACCTGGATGGCCGAAACGACTGGATCATCAGCCAGCGACAGGCGCTGCTGGCTTGGACAGGCCACACCCTGAGCTTGAAGCCGCAATACAACGTGAAGCTGGGTCTGGCGCACTGGGGAAACACATACATTACAGGACGTGGACTCCTCGCCCTCGCAGGGAGTGGTCAGATTTACCAGGTGCAGTTGAAGGCTGGCGAAAGCTATGTTGCGCATCCAGC CAACGTTGTAGCCTACACCGCATCAGCAACACCACCAATGCCCTTCCGCTTCAAGTCGTCCAACTTCCGTTTACAGGTGCCTGATCTCGGCTTCGGATCGTTTGTACAGAACGCCAAGTTCTTCAGGGTCATGAGCCAAACTACAACTTGGCGAGCCATCTCAACAACATATCACACGCTCAAGACATGGTTGCGACGGTCAATCTGGGGAGACAGG TTATTCCTCCGCTTCGAAGGTCCTACAACCATGCTCCTTCAATCTCGAGCCTCCCGCGTCAGCGACGTCCTGACCCTGAAGGACGTCAACGAGATCGCTGAGAGCCAGCCAGGAGCTGTGCAAGATGCAGTGGATCGCAAGATCAAAGATGAGATCAAGCAGATCGGTGCAGGTACGACCGCACCGGGCGTTCAAGAGAGCTCAGTAGGCGCAGTCAAGTACGCCACAATCAGGAGCGGGAAGGCAGTATTCGAAGGGCCTTCAACACCAGCATCATAA
- a CDS encoding Iron-sulfur clusters transporter atm1, mitochondrial: protein MLIPPLARAASRPGLPPWSLSSLLRPHPLCHSTRVFTSSPLHRKHVHGRRTAPGSQQALQDTSPAKPANSPAQAKVDKSMDPLLGERNLTNKEQRKADWTIIKEMTKYLWPKDNYGTRFRVGLSVALLLSAKLLNVQVPFYFKSIVDSMNIDFAAVGGTATTVAGSMIMAYGLTRIGATVSQELRNAVFASVAQKAIRKVACSVYEHLLRLDLNFHLTRQTGGLTRAIDRGTKAISFLLSSMVFHIFPTALEISLVCGILTYQYGWQFALITSATMATYAAFTILTTSWRTKFRKQANAADNKAATVAVDSLINYEAVKYFNNEKYEVGRYNAALTAYEKASIKVATSLALLNSGQNIIFSSALTAMMYLACNGVATGTMTVGDLVMVNQLVFQLSVPLNFLGSMYRELRQSLLDMDTLFSLQKTNVAVQDKPDAKPLLLTKGEIKFENVSFGYRPDRPILKNLNLTIPAGKKIAVVGPSGCGKSTILRLLFRYYDAQEGRVLIDGQDIRDVSLESLRKAIGVVPQDTPLFNNTIGHNIKYGNMEASQEQIVQAAKRAHVHDTISSFPDGYETMVGERGLMISGGEKQRLAVSRLILKDPPLLFFDEATSALDTHTEQALLTHINSLVREKKRTSVFIAHRLRTIYDSDVIIVLKAGGVAEQGTHQELIDRDGLYSELWSAQETMFVEAKDEGEEVEKAERKKK from the exons ATGCTGATTCCACCGCTTGCCCGCGCCGCCAGCCGGCCGGGCCTCCCACCTTGGAGCTTGAGCTCCCTCTTGCGCCCACACCCGCTCTGCCACTCCACCCGCGTCTTTACCTCCTCTCCTCTGCACAGAAAACATGTCCACGGCCGGCGGACCGCGCCCGGCTCGCAACAAGCGCTGCAAGACACCAGCCCCGCCAAACCTGCGAACAGCCCCGCCCAAGCCAAGGTGGACAAATCCATGGACCCCTTGCTCGGCGAGAGGAACTTGACCAACAAGGAGCAGCGCAAGGCAGACTGGACGATCATAAAAGAGATGACTAAATACCTCTGGCCCAAGGACAATTATGGCACAAGGTTCAGGGTTGGACTGAGTGTCGCACTGCTGCTGAGCGCAAAGTTGCTCAATGTGCAAGTGCCTTTCTACTTCAAGAGCATCGTAGACTCGATGAACATAGACTTTGCTGCTGTTGGAGGCACCGCAACCACTGTGGCAGGCTCCATGATCATGGCTT ACGGCTTGACCAGAATCGGTGCCACTGTATCTCAAGAGCTTCGTAATGCTGTGTTTGCAAGTGTGGCACAGAAGGCAATTCGCAAGGTTGCATGCAGTGTCTACGAGCACTTGCTGAGACTCGATCTGAACTTCCACCTGACAAGACAGACCGGAGGCTTGACCCGGGCAATTGACCGCGGTACCAAGGCTATCAGTTTCCTCCTGTCTTCCATGGTCTTCCACATATTCCCCACAGCGCTGGAGATCTCGTTGGTGTGCGGTATTCTA ACCTACCAATACGGCTGGCAGTTTGCCCTAATCACGAGCGCCACCATGGCGACTTACGCGGCATTTACCATCTTGACTACATCGTGGCGAACAAAGTTCAGGAAGCAGGCCAATGCTGCGGATAACAAGGCAGCCACTGTCGCTGTGGACTCTCTGATCAACTACGAGGCTGTAAAGTACTTCAACAACGAAAAGTATGAAGTCGGTCGCTACAACGCCGCTCTCACAGCCTACGAGAAAGCCTCCATCAAGGTCGCCACTTCGCTTGCTCTACTCAACTCTGGTCAGAACATCATCTTCTCGTCAGCCCTGACCGCCATGATGTACCTTGCCTGCAACGGTGTCGCAACCGGAACCATGACCGTTGGCGATCTCGTCATGGTCAACCAACTCGTCTTTCAACTTTCCGTCCCCTTGAACTTCCTCGGCTCCATGTACCGTGAGCTGCGCCAATCGCTGTTAGACATGGACACGCTCTTCAGCCTGCAGAAAACCAATGTCGCGGTTCAAGACAAGCCAGACGCCAAACCGCTTCTTCTCACCAAGGGCGAAATCAAGTTTGAGAATGTTTCTTTTGGCTACCGCCCCGACCGTCCTATCCTCAAGAACTTGAACCTCACTATCCCTGCCGGCAAGAAAATCGCCGTCGTCGGTCCCTCTGGCTGCGGAAAATCCACAATCCTGCGCTTGCTCTTCCGTTACTACGATGCACAAGAAGGACGCGTTCTGATTGATGGACAGGACATTCGCGACGTGTCGCTGGAAAGCCTGCGTAAAGCAATAGGCGTGGTACCACAAGACACGCCGCTGTTCAACAACACCATCGGCCACAACATCAAATACGGCAACATGGAAGCCAGCCAGGAGCAGATTGTGCAAGCCGCAAAACGCGCACACGTGCACGACACCATCAGCTCGTTCCCAGACGGCTACGAGACCATGGTCGGCGAGCGCGGCCTGATGATCTCAGGCGGCGAGAAACAGCGTCTCGCCGTCTCCAGACTGATTCTCAAAGACCCACCTCTGCTATTCTTCGACGAAGCG ACATCCGCGCTCGACACACACACCGAGCAAGCCCTCCTGACCCACATCAACTCGCTCGTGCGCGAGAAGAAACGCACGTCCGTTTTCATCGCGCACCGCCTGCGCACCATCTACGACTCGGACGTCATCATCGTGCTGAAAGCCGGCGGCGTCGCGGAGCAGGGGACGCACCAGGAGCTGATTGATCGCGATGGACTGTACAGCGAGTTGTGGAGCGCGCAGGAGACGATGTTTGTCGAGGCCAAGGACGAAGGGGAGGAGGTGGAGAAAGcggagaggaagaagaagtag
- a CDS encoding Golgi transport complex subunit 4, which produces MTDHGADLDVFTADIFTATSLADIHAGLAQLHRHEATVTQRLNDLVASQKDLSRDLARLDLLRAHLGSQAINTRAISNGMLADAASTANRISAAVKRLDQEQSNVKATLDVVDQVAELKACVLGVHGSMGAPQDWETAAAYIHRASKIPHDVVNGAFAEEIVPTAEVPDPPRVTLHAAAESLCALFLREFDKAAKDRDGSKVTRFFKLFPLVGRTDTGLDAYGRYVCTGVASRARTTFNSAAPAQRAEAFFYASTLTKLFEHIAQIVDSHEPLVEQHYGPGMMAKVIERLQIEADVQGGIVLDTWHEERNIDRKLTDIKSYAFSFLVQSFLAAQKPSSGTPRSSSPAGPPARTSEDEGVDMKEVDVLLGESALMLGRYALYSRFISDKCAPSQPEERIDHGLVMPHFLVNSNLQRKVTSHLVEPFNTMTTFFFRRSVEKAFQLDESPPDLTLNPNKPLGSSPPFVTSAVDDVMYIVNQVCQRTLATSQRAVVASVIPTVSRILGSDFIDMTQRKMRDESYPQPVRAGELPPEHKVIAFTVLINNLDIANDYIKRIVEQQLGRRNPESATSPLQDLFPFGHDAVFVETTLKSLESAFAKKSTELLNDGIIVLFSNVLKPRIRPILAEAFRDIDYAPPEVGDDVEEDDEDGDADLVKSRFDRGWGVVIRPLKRILTGANFDRLLSFALNYLATALEKRIKQYYGRVNELGAVRLERDISGIVTAAVAGGKYGLRDAFTKCTQMTLIMNMEEDEWDEVAADESGHGIPWVLDAEERKRVRAIVKG; this is translated from the coding sequence ATGACTGACCATGGCGCCGACCTCGACGTATTCACGGCCGACATATTCACGGCCACGTCGCTCGCCGACATCCACGCCGGCCTCGCTCAGCTGCACCGCCACGAGGCCACCGTCACCCAGCGCCTAAACGACCTCGTCGCCTCGCAAAAGGACCTCTCGCGCGACCTCGCCCGCCTCGACCTGCTGCGCGCCCACCTCGGCTCCCAGGCCATCAACACGCGAGCCATCAGCAATGGCATGCTGGCCGATGCTGCCTCGACCGCGAACCGCATCTCCGCCGCCGTGAAGCGCCTCGACCAGGAGCAATCCAACGTCAAGGCCACCCTCGACGTCGTCGACCAGGTCGCCGAGCTCAAGGCATGCGTCCTGGGCGTCCATGGCTCCATGGGCGCCCCCCAGGACTGGGAGACGGCTGCCGCCTACATCCACCGCGCATCCAAGATCCCACACGACGTCGTCAACGGCGCCTTTGCCGAGGAGATTGTCCCCACCGCAGAGGTCCCCGACCCCCCGCGCGTCACCCTGCATGCTGCCGCCGAGTCCCTCTGTGCGCTGTTCCTGCGCGAGTTCGACAAGGCCGCAAAAGACCGCGATGGCTCAAAGGTCACGAGGTTCTTCAAGCTGTTCCCCTTGGTCGGCCGCACAGACACGGGCTTGGATGCATACGGCCGCTACGTGTGCACCGGTGTCGCCTCTAGGGCGCGAACAACCTTCAACTCGGCCGCCCCGGCCCAGCGCGCAGAGGCCTTCTTCTACGCCAGCACCCTCACCAAGCTGTTCGAGCACATCGCCCAGATCGTCGATAGCCACGAGCCGCTTGTCGAGCAGCACTACGGCCCAGGCATGATGGCCAAGGTCATCGAGCGCCTGCAGATCGAAGCGGACGTGCAAGGAGGCATTGTGCTCGACACGTGGCACGAAGAACGCAACATCGACCGCAAGCTTACCGACATCAAGTCATACGCCTTCTCCTTCCTCGTCCAGAGCTTCCTCGCCGCCCAAAAGCCCTCGAGTGGCACGCCTCGCTCGAGCTCGCCTGCAGGCCCTCCAGCACGCACAAGTGAGGACGAGGGAGTCGACATGAAAGAGGTGGACGTCCTGCTGGGAGAGAGTGCTTTGATGCTTGGACGATACGCCCTGTACTCACGCTTCATCTCCGACAAGTGCGCCCCTTCGCAGCCGGAAGAGCGGATAGATCACGGCCTAGTGATGCCGCATTTCCTCGTGAACAGCAACCTGCAGAGAAAGGTGACGAGCCACCTCGTCGAACCATTCAACACCATGACGACCTTCTTCTTCCGCCGATCTGTAGAAAAGGCTTTCCAGCTGGACGAGTCGCCACCAGACCTCACGCTCAACCCCAACAAGCCCCTTGGCTCCAGTCCTCCATTCGTCACCTCTGCCGTCGACGATGTCATGTACATTGTGAACCAGGTCTGTCAGCGAACTCTGGCAACGTCTCAGCGAGCCGTCGTTGCCAGTGTGATCCCCACCGTGAGCCGAATCTTGGGGTCAGACTTCATTGACATGACGCAGCGAAAGATGCGCGATGAAAGTTACCCCCAGCCTGTCAGAGCCGGCGAGCTCCCGCCCGAGCACAAAGTCATCGCCTTCACAGTGCTGATCAACAATCTGGACATCGCAAATGACTACATCAAACGCATCGTCGAACAACAACTCGGCCGCCGCAACCCGGAATCTGCAACCTCGCCACTGCAGGATCTGTTTCCCTTCGGCCACGACGCCGTCTTTGTTGAGACCACTCTGAAGAGTTTGGAATCTGCATTCGCGAAGAAGAGCACAGAGCTGCTGAACGACGGCATAATAGTCCTCTTCAGCAACGTTCTGAAGCCTCGCATACGCCCCATCCTAGCTGAAGCTTTCCGTGACATCGACTACGCGCCGCCCGAGGTCGGTGACGATGTGGaagaggacgacgaggatggCGATGCCGACCTGGTCAAGTCGCGCTTCGATCGCGGTTGGGGCGTTGTGATCCGCCCTCTGAAGCGCATTCTGACAGGGGCCAATTTCGACCGCCTGCTCTCTTTCGCGCTCAACTATCTCGCTACTGCACTCGAGAAGCGTATCAAACAGTACTACGGTCGTGTCAACGAACTCGGTGCTGTCAGGTTGGAGCGCGACATCTCAGGCATCGTCACGGCGGCAGTCGCAGGCGGAAAGTACGGGCTACGCGACGCTTTCACAAAGTGCACGCAGATGACGCTGATCATGAACATGGAGGAGGATGAATGGGATGAAGTTGCCGCTGATGAAAGTGGTCATGGCATCCCTTGGGTCTTGGACGCTGAGGAGAGAAAGAGGGTGAGGGCCATTGTCAAAGGCTGA